The Paenibacillus uliginis N3/975 genome has a window encoding:
- a CDS encoding SMI1/KNR4 family protein, whose amino-acid sequence MNNKTNEFIIWAEENGWAITKNLDFNLNLGGSFISRYKEIPNEYLGFLSVVKQCITPNEKTWFLCEDEYNNSSDIAFKWNEFELLGLEAAMDDDIWKSEITAWWDNYLPIVMSVDGGYSFYAIDLTNEIGAIVRGYEPEFEEVEKAANNLEEFFEVIMSNSIEFQ is encoded by the coding sequence ATGAATAACAAAACTAATGAATTTATTATTTGGGCTGAAGAAAACGGTTGGGCTATAACCAAAAATCTGGATTTTAATTTAAATTTAGGTGGTAGCTTTATATCTAGATATAAAGAAATTCCTAATGAATACTTAGGTTTTTTAAGTGTTGTAAAACAATGCATCACACCTAATGAGAAGACTTGGTTTCTTTGTGAGGATGAATACAATAATAGCTCAGATATTGCGTTTAAATGGAATGAATTTGAATTGCTCGGCTTAGAAGCAGCAATGGATGATGATATATGGAAATCAGAAATAACTGCGTGGTGGGATAATTACCTGCCAATAGTTATGTCAGTTGATGGTGGATATTCCTTCTATGCGATTGATTTAACAAATGAAATAGGTGCTATTGTACGTGGATATGAACCTGAATTTGAAGAAGTTGAAAAAGCAGCAAATAATCTTGAAGAATTTTTTGAAGTAATTATGTCGAACTCAATAGAGTTCCAGTGA
- a CDS encoding aminoglycoside phosphotransferase family protein gives MSEITAETLTQVLSKMLGTKIICTDFQTKPLHGGTVGDVQLVTGNAQTTDSGMLPYKIVLKTQKKFERYSDPDSWRREYDFYKSNFGALFSESFRWPECYHVEMNEEENETQIWMEYIDGISGLDLTGDMYERAAEELGRFQGKLYAEQPAFLQSLTNLSKVDYMKNFYLHYRSWNRVYDYIRSDDCEIPKHICKMLIDIDENADEIFNRIEKLPIVLCHRDFWVANIFYSDGKTILMDWDTTGWGYLGEDMASLIADEADIENMVEYYHRCIPAYYKGFSEYADISHITDNCVYELILLMFGYRLVEWYMDAGSGNKLQETDDERTLHIHTLQKIFEIRNEQ, from the coding sequence ATGAGCGAAATAACAGCCGAAACTCTGACACAGGTCTTAAGCAAAATGCTCGGTACAAAAATAATCTGCACTGATTTCCAAACCAAACCATTACATGGCGGTACAGTGGGTGATGTACAGCTTGTAACGGGCAATGCCCAAACCACTGACAGCGGGATGTTACCCTATAAAATCGTTTTAAAAACGCAGAAAAAATTTGAGCGCTACAGCGATCCCGATTCCTGGCGTAGGGAATATGATTTTTATAAATCCAATTTCGGCGCTCTGTTTTCTGAATCATTCCGTTGGCCTGAATGTTATCACGTCGAAATGAACGAAGAAGAAAACGAAACGCAGATATGGATGGAATATATCGACGGCATATCGGGTTTAGACTTGACCGGCGATATGTATGAACGCGCAGCCGAGGAATTAGGACGGTTCCAAGGCAAGTTATATGCCGAACAGCCAGCTTTTTTACAGAGCTTGACCAACCTGAGCAAAGTGGATTATATGAAGAACTTCTATCTTCATTATCGGTCATGGAATAGAGTGTACGATTATATACGCTCCGACGATTGCGAAATCCCGAAACACATATGTAAAATGCTCATCGACATTGATGAAAACGCAGACGAAATATTCAACCGTATTGAAAAGCTACCCATCGTGCTGTGCCACAGGGATTTTTGGGTGGCAAACATATTCTATTCAGACGGTAAAACCATACTCATGGACTGGGATACCACGGGGTGGGGCTATTTAGGTGAAGATATGGCAAGTCTTATCGCGGACGAAGCCGATATTGAAAACATGGTTGAATACTACCATAGATGTATCCCGGCGTATTACAAGGGCTTTTCGGAATATGCGGATATTTCACACATAACGGATAACTGCGTTTATGAGTTGATTCTACTTATGTTCGGATACAGGCTTGTAGAGTGGTATATGGACGCAGGATCGGGAAACAAACTCCAAGAAACGGATGATGAAAGAACGCTGCACATCCATACCCTGCAAAAAATCTTTGAGATAAGGAATGAACAATGA
- a CDS encoding ABC transporter permease — protein MEKMKSSMQSQDLQLQEAVFIQGREQQSIIQRRIMEWLILARIQFTIIREAWVWIFIMACMFPLTTLMFLKFFTVDPTPAVMTRIITGNMLFGLIVMGLNSMAQEISWQKHQGHFTYYSSLPIAKVNFIFANLLRGLIMSVPSFIILAMIGQLAYGIQFHYSWGLVPVLLLTVFSVVGAGVLIGFWSPSHQLTNMLVQALMMFISFLTPVMVDMDQLPAILQWFSYIFPTTYAAEAMREVLISGWSGSVAWNTLVLLLFSLISIVLILKKVDWRVEK, from the coding sequence ATGGAAAAGATGAAATCTTCAATGCAAAGCCAAGACTTGCAACTGCAAGAAGCGGTCTTTATCCAAGGGCGCGAGCAGCAGAGCATAATCCAACGTAGAATTATGGAATGGCTGATTTTGGCCCGCATTCAATTCACGATTATCCGCGAGGCATGGGTTTGGATTTTCATCATGGCATGCATGTTTCCGTTAACAACGCTGATGTTTCTCAAATTCTTTACGGTCGACCCAACGCCGGCTGTCATGACACGTATTATTACAGGGAATATGCTCTTCGGCTTAATCGTCATGGGACTCAATTCCATGGCTCAGGAGATATCTTGGCAGAAGCATCAAGGCCACTTCACGTACTATTCGTCCCTGCCGATTGCCAAGGTAAACTTCATCTTCGCCAATCTGCTGCGCGGCTTGATCATGAGCGTACCGTCTTTTATTATCCTGGCGATGATTGGTCAACTTGCTTACGGCATTCAATTCCACTACAGCTGGGGACTTGTCCCTGTATTGCTGCTCACCGTCTTTAGCGTGGTTGGCGCGGGTGTACTGATCGGCTTCTGGTCGCCTAGCCATCAATTGACGAATATGCTGGTTCAGGCGTTGATGATGTTCATTTCGTTTTTGACGCCAGTCATGGTGGATATGGATCAATTGCCTGCGATCCTGCAGTGGTTCTCTTATATCTTCCCAACCACTTACGCCGCCGAGGCCATGCGGGAGGTGCTGATTTCGGGCTGGTCCGGGTCTGTCGCTTGGAACACGCTTGTACTCTTGCTTTTCTCGCTGATTTCCATCGTATTGATCTTGAAAAAGGTAGATTGGCGTGTTGAGAAGTAA
- a CDS encoding ABC transporter ATP-binding protein, with the protein MMKLIYQLEHVNKTYKKGKVVANQNISFDVQQGEILGLLGPNGAGKSTLIKQMVGHLAPTSGTVRYKGTSVQTQTKRVAQEVAYYSQEPHALTSLKTWEALYFTGRLRGLTKGAAVKQTEELLERFGMQDLRHKLLKNVSGGQKRLIGIGTCLIGFSPVMILDEPTNELDPKKRRLVWDLIQERNRQGVTIILVTHNVLEAEQVVDRVAVVNHGKLLAIDHVSVLKQRVDQRMKLEITTSLGESDHVCRSLSALGQWTKVGENRIRALIEKQNASYAIDCLTQQHLPIEEYSLVPPNLEDVYFHIDDEQDKPANAEVV; encoded by the coding sequence ATGATGAAGCTGATCTATCAATTAGAGCATGTGAATAAAACGTACAAAAAAGGAAAGGTTGTCGCCAATCAAAACATTAGCTTCGACGTTCAACAAGGGGAAATTCTCGGTTTGCTCGGTCCGAATGGAGCAGGCAAATCCACGCTAATCAAGCAGATGGTAGGCCACCTTGCTCCCACCTCAGGCACGGTACGCTATAAAGGAACCAGCGTACAGACACAAACAAAGCGAGTTGCCCAGGAGGTGGCCTACTACTCACAAGAGCCTCACGCCCTGACCAGTTTAAAAACCTGGGAAGCTTTGTATTTTACAGGAAGATTGCGGGGGTTGACGAAGGGGGCCGCCGTAAAGCAAACAGAGGAATTATTGGAACGCTTTGGAATGCAGGACCTCCGTCATAAGCTGCTGAAAAACGTTTCCGGTGGACAGAAACGTTTAATTGGGATTGGTACTTGCTTGATCGGTTTTTCCCCCGTCATGATCCTGGATGAACCGACCAATGAACTGGACCCTAAAAAGAGAAGGCTCGTATGGGATCTGATTCAAGAACGCAATCGGCAAGGAGTAACCATAATCTTGGTGACACACAACGTGCTGGAGGCCGAACAGGTCGTGGACAGAGTAGCTGTTGTAAATCACGGCAAGCTATTGGCCATCGATCATGTCAGTGTCTTAAAACAAAGGGTCGATCAGAGGATGAAGCTGGAAATTACGACCTCCCTAGGCGAAAGCGATCATGTTTGCCGAAGCTTAAGCGCGCTGGGACAGTGGACCAAAGTGGGAGAAAACCGAATCCGGGCACTGATCGAGAAGCAGAACGCCAGCTACGCGATTGACTGCCTGACCCAGCAGCATTTACCGATTGAAGAATATTCGTTGGTCCCGCCGAATCTTGAAGATGTCTATTTTCATATCGACGACGAACAGGATAAGCCTGCCAATGCGGAGGTGGTCTAA
- the panD gene encoding aspartate 1-decarboxylase gives MFREMHKSKIHHAVVTEANLNYVGSITIDQDILDASNILENEKVQVVNINNGARLETYVITGPRGSGMVCLNGAAARLVQPGDRVIIISYAMMEESVARTYRPHVVIMDEHNRIVTEDYQELHSTTL, from the coding sequence ATGTTTAGAGAGATGCATAAGTCCAAAATTCACCATGCTGTCGTGACAGAGGCCAATTTGAATTACGTAGGAAGCATAACCATCGATCAGGATATTTTGGATGCATCGAACATTCTGGAGAACGAAAAAGTGCAAGTTGTCAATATAAATAACGGAGCCAGGCTGGAGACGTATGTCATAACCGGCCCAAGAGGCTCGGGTATGGTTTGCTTGAACGGCGCCGCTGCCAGACTGGTGCAGCCGGGCGACCGCGTCATTATTATTTCTTACGCAATGATGGAGGAATCGGTAGCCCGTACGTATCGTCCGCATGTCGTCATTATGGACGAGCATAATCGCATCGTAACGGAGGATTATCAAGAACTGCATTCCACAACGCTGTGA